The proteins below are encoded in one region of Pirellulales bacterium:
- a CDS encoding ATP-binding cassette domain-containing protein — translation MTEPLVGVVELGKRFGETMALEGVSFRVEEGEIFGLLGPNGAGKTTLLSILACLLAPNSGEARLFGRAASPRDREVRRRLGIVPQELALYGDLTARENLLFFGGLYGLADDVLCRKTDAVLEAMGLADRADDRVDTFSGGMQRRLNLGAALVHDPQLVLLDEPTIGVDPQSRNHIFEEIKRLNARGVTIIYTSHYMEEVEALCRRIGIIDHGRLIACDTLPLLLQRLQGQIRFQVSEVALALRERLAALTDAHFIEEADHRMALECRDVTGTLLRLIALLKELQIELTHIETIEPNLERVFLHLTGKTLRD, via the coding sequence ATGACTGAACCGCTCGTGGGGGTTGTTGAGCTGGGAAAGCGCTTCGGCGAGACGATGGCGCTGGAAGGCGTCAGCTTTCGCGTCGAGGAGGGAGAAATCTTCGGGCTGTTGGGCCCAAACGGCGCGGGGAAGACGACTCTACTCTCGATCCTGGCTTGTCTCTTGGCGCCGAATTCGGGCGAAGCGCGGCTTTTTGGCCGCGCGGCAAGCCCGCGCGATCGGGAGGTGCGGCGGCGGCTGGGCATCGTGCCGCAGGAGCTGGCCCTCTATGGCGATCTTACGGCGCGCGAGAATCTTCTGTTTTTCGGCGGCCTTTACGGGCTGGCCGACGACGTGCTCTGCCGAAAGACTGACGCCGTGCTCGAAGCGATGGGGCTTGCCGATCGGGCCGATGACCGGGTCGATACGTTCTCCGGCGGGATGCAACGGCGGTTGAACCTCGGAGCGGCGCTCGTTCACGATCCGCAGCTCGTGTTGCTCGACGAGCCGACCATCGGCGTCGATCCGCAATCGCGAAACCACATCTTCGAGGAGATCAAGCGGCTCAATGCCCGCGGGGTGACGATCATCTATACGAGCCACTACATGGAAGAGGTCGAGGCCCTCTGCCGTCGAATCGGCATCATCGATCACGGCCGACTGATCGCCTGCGACACCTTGCCATTGCTCCTGCAAAGACTCCAGGGGCAGATTCGCTTTCAGGTCTCCGAAGTCGCGTTGGCTCTTCGCGAGCGTCTGGCTGCGTTAACCGACGCTCACTTTATCGAAGAAGCAGATCATCGAATGGCGCTGGAATGCCGCGATGTAACGGGCACCCTGCTCCGTCTGATCGCTCTACTCAAGGAATTGCAAATCGAATTGACGCATATCGAGACCATCGAACCAAACCTGGAACGCGTATTCCTGCACCTGACCGGCAAGACACTGCGAGATTAG
- a CDS encoding transaldolase family protein: protein MTTPLESLVAAGTKLWLDSIDPDLVRSNRALGASGATSNPIIISDLIKTGRFDGRLDELIQQGLDDQQIAWQLTDSLVRDAQQVFLPSWEETRGNDGYVSFELDPLLEDPQAGPPHKERVARYIELGKKWSAGHRNRMIKVPATPAGLEALEELCASGVTLNVTLIFSLRQYRIARDSIWRGAQRRSTLERFKSVYSIFVSRVDVYTEKHVPGLSPAAQGMVGIVNAKRIWAENRQFWTEHRTPLQQEMIFASTGTKKPEDPPWKYVEAFAGSDIETNPPATNDAVQKSGRTFTRRIDEMPDAAVLSEMDRLVDIDHLERTLMEEGVKKFADPQKALLSLIGEKRAALAPAGR, encoded by the coding sequence ATGACCACCCCTCTGGAATCGCTCGTCGCTGCTGGCACCAAGTTGTGGCTCGATTCGATCGACCCGGATTTGGTCCGTTCCAATCGGGCTCTCGGTGCCAGCGGCGCCACGTCGAACCCGATCATTATCTCCGACCTGATCAAGACGGGCCGGTTCGACGGCCGGCTCGATGAGCTGATCCAGCAGGGACTCGACGATCAGCAGATCGCCTGGCAATTGACCGACAGCTTGGTCCGCGACGCTCAACAAGTCTTTCTACCGTCCTGGGAGGAGACTCGCGGCAACGACGGTTACGTCAGTTTCGAACTGGATCCACTGCTGGAAGACCCGCAAGCCGGCCCGCCGCACAAGGAGCGCGTCGCGCGATATATCGAATTGGGCAAGAAATGGTCGGCAGGGCATCGCAACCGGATGATCAAAGTTCCCGCGACCCCCGCCGGGCTCGAAGCGCTCGAGGAGTTGTGCGCGTCGGGCGTGACCTTGAACGTCACGTTGATCTTTTCGCTGCGGCAATACCGGATCGCGCGCGATAGCATTTGGCGCGGTGCGCAGCGGCGGTCAACGCTCGAGCGGTTCAAGAGCGTATACAGCATCTTTGTCTCGCGAGTCGACGTCTACACGGAAAAGCACGTACCGGGACTCTCGCCGGCGGCCCAAGGCATGGTTGGGATCGTCAACGCCAAGCGAATCTGGGCCGAGAACCGGCAGTTTTGGACCGAGCATCGCACGCCGCTGCAACAGGAGATGATTTTCGCCAGCACGGGCACGAAGAAGCCCGAGGATCCGCCCTGGAAATATGTCGAGGCCTTCGCGGGAAGCGACATCGAAACCAATCCGCCCGCGACGAACGATGCGGTGCAAAAGAGCGGCCGCACGTTCACCCGCCGAATCGATGAGATGCCCGATGCCGCGGTGCTCTCCGAAATGGATCGGCTGGTCGATATCGATCATCTCGAACGGACGCTGATGGAGGAAGGGGTCAAGAAGTTCGCCGATCCGCAAAAGGCGCTGCTGAGCCTTATCGGCGAAAAGCGGGCCGCGCTCGCGCCCGCTGGCCGGTGA
- a CDS encoding YqgE/AlgH family protein, translating into MSLEGHFLVASRELLDPNFARSVVLLVQHSEEGAMGLVINRPTKTTLSEAWRQVSEAACPMDGLIYLGGPCRGPLMALHGDAELGEIEVVAGLQFCADPDKIEAVIGKAEEPSRFFIGFAGWGPGQLEAEMAQDSWLTVPATPEHAFDAPHDIWLKIMRQISTSQMISALNIKHVPADPSLN; encoded by the coding sequence ATGTCGCTTGAAGGTCACTTTCTCGTCGCCTCGCGGGAGCTGCTCGACCCGAACTTCGCCCGCTCGGTCGTGCTGCTCGTGCAGCATTCCGAAGAGGGCGCGATGGGGCTGGTGATCAACCGACCGACGAAGACCACTTTGTCCGAGGCTTGGCGGCAGGTGAGCGAAGCCGCTTGCCCGATGGACGGCCTGATCTATCTCGGCGGCCCCTGCCGCGGCCCGCTGATGGCCCTGCACGGCGATGCGGAGCTGGGGGAGATCGAAGTCGTCGCCGGGCTGCAATTCTGCGCCGATCCCGACAAGATCGAGGCGGTGATCGGCAAGGCCGAGGAGCCGTCGCGGTTCTTCATCGGCTTCGCCGGCTGGGGACCTGGTCAGCTCGAAGCGGAAATGGCCCAAGACTCTTGGCTCACCGTCCCTGCCACTCCCGAGCACGCCTTCGACGCCCCGCACGACATCTGGCTCAAGATCATGCGCCAAATCTCGACCTCGCAAATGATCTCGGCGCTCAATATCAAACACGTCCCCGCCGACCCGTCGCTGAACTGA
- the scpB gene encoding SMC-Scp complex subunit ScpB, translating to MAIAGPLARDKRLARVEATLFLAREPLASRKIAQLASLADGTEARTLVRRLNQLYDQGGSAFRVEELAGGFQLLTRPAFGPWLRRLLQTPVETRLSPPAMETLAVVAYRQPVLRAQIEEIRGVQCGDILRQLMDRDLVRITSRSDDLGRPLLYGTTKRFLQIFGLRHLDELPLAADLRRCGDANPAMTATAAASPAIDGSPNAAQAESIALTTDPISR from the coding sequence TTGGCGATCGCCGGACCGTTGGCGCGCGACAAGCGGCTCGCCCGCGTCGAGGCTACTTTGTTCCTCGCCCGCGAGCCGTTGGCCAGCCGAAAAATTGCTCAGCTCGCCAGCTTGGCGGACGGCACCGAAGCGCGTACATTGGTTCGCCGGTTGAATCAACTTTACGATCAAGGGGGAAGCGCGTTTCGCGTCGAGGAACTGGCCGGCGGGTTTCAATTGCTGACCCGTCCGGCGTTCGGTCCTTGGTTGCGGCGATTGTTGCAGACGCCGGTTGAAACGCGGCTCTCGCCACCGGCGATGGAAACTTTGGCGGTGGTCGCGTATCGTCAGCCGGTCTTGCGGGCCCAGATCGAGGAGATTCGCGGCGTGCAATGCGGCGACATTTTGCGGCAGTTGATGGACCGCGATCTGGTCCGGATCACGAGCCGGTCGGACGACTTGGGACGGCCGCTGTTGTATGGAACGACAAAACGATTTCTCCAAATCTTTGGACTGCGACATTTAGATGAACTGCCGTTGGCCGCGGATTTGCGGCGCTGCGGCGATGCCAACCCCGCGATGACCGCGACTGCGGCCGCTTCGCCTGCCATCGACGGATCGCCGAATGCAGCCCAAGCCGAATCAATTGCCCTGACCACCGATCCGATTTCCAGATAA
- a CDS encoding ABC transporter permease produces the protein MPTWILIKKDLRLSWRDRRSLVVLLLMPLLLVLVLGLSLGEGFGQKADDRLRISIVDLDAGYVEKDPASKVETARRWSKVVENDLAQTAGIRVELIASEREAKDLIDRGRRAAVLVFGPKFSEQITLCSFLADGVNPFYRDGVNLEAVDAKLLTDPTQITAASIIEQVAQVTTLRVVMPWMIGRAFDKVGKELGPLVQAGLKQLFPNYDLTATTWADLTRSKPREASHADHAGEISTYQPPASTGLLNRGAARYQILVPSYLVMFAYFLVLVVGRLFVSERRQGTMKRLRAAPLSRWQILVGKFVPAYLLSIVQGFFLLAAGKLVFAMSWGPQPLWLVPVVLTTSLSAMGLALVVAALAKTESQVAVYGTLLVLALAGLSGCLMGDRELMPETMRQVSLITPHAWALDAYRQLLANPTGPNLAIVAQSCAALSGFGVGLILLGWSLLRLEEVS, from the coding sequence ATGCCCACCTGGATTCTCATCAAAAAAGACTTGCGGCTGAGTTGGCGCGACCGGCGTTCGCTGGTCGTGCTGCTCTTGATGCCACTGTTGTTGGTGCTCGTGTTGGGGCTGTCGCTGGGGGAGGGATTCGGTCAGAAGGCCGATGATCGGCTGCGGATTTCGATCGTCGATCTCGATGCCGGTTACGTCGAGAAAGACCCCGCCAGCAAAGTCGAGACGGCTCGGCGCTGGTCGAAAGTGGTCGAGAACGACCTGGCCCAAACGGCCGGCATTCGCGTCGAGTTGATTGCGAGCGAGCGCGAGGCCAAGGACCTCATCGACCGTGGCCGGCGAGCGGCGGTGCTCGTGTTCGGTCCCAAATTCAGCGAGCAGATCACGCTATGCTCATTTCTGGCCGACGGCGTCAACCCGTTTTATCGCGACGGCGTCAATTTGGAAGCCGTCGATGCCAAGCTGCTGACCGATCCGACGCAAATCACGGCCGCTTCGATCATCGAGCAAGTCGCGCAAGTGACCACGCTGCGAGTCGTCATGCCGTGGATGATCGGCCGGGCGTTCGACAAAGTCGGAAAGGAGCTGGGACCGCTGGTGCAAGCTGGCTTGAAACAGCTTTTTCCCAACTACGACCTGACTGCCACCACCTGGGCCGATCTAACTCGCTCGAAACCTCGCGAAGCCTCTCATGCCGACCACGCGGGCGAGATCAGCACATACCAGCCCCCGGCGAGCACGGGATTGCTCAACCGCGGCGCGGCGCGGTATCAGATTCTCGTGCCCTCGTACCTGGTGATGTTCGCCTATTTCTTGGTCCTCGTGGTGGGCCGGCTGTTTGTCAGCGAACGGCGGCAGGGGACGATGAAACGTCTGCGGGCGGCACCCCTCTCGCGGTGGCAGATTCTCGTCGGCAAGTTTGTTCCCGCCTATTTGCTCTCGATCGTGCAAGGTTTCTTTTTGTTGGCGGCCGGCAAGCTGGTGTTTGCGATGAGCTGGGGACCGCAGCCGCTGTGGCTCGTGCCGGTCGTGCTGACCACGTCACTCTCCGCGATGGGATTGGCGTTGGTCGTGGCCGCGCTCGCCAAGACAGAGTCGCAAGTGGCCGTCTACGGGACGCTGCTGGTGCTAGCGCTCGCCGGCTTGAGCGGCTGCCTGATGGGAGATCGCGAGTTGATGCCGGAGACCATGCGGCAGGTCAGCCTGATCACGCCGCACGCTTGGGCGCTCGACGCCTATCGGCAACTGTTGGCCAATCCGACTGGCCCGAATCTGGCGATCGTCGCCCAGTCTTGCGCCGCTCTGTCGGGTTTCGGCGTCGGCCTGATCTTGCTTGGCTGGTCGCTGCTGCGGTTGGAAGAGGTGAGTTAG
- a CDS encoding sigma-54 dependent transcriptional regulator has product MSPPIKGIIGSGAAMTEVYRITRQVARSNASVLLLGETGTGKELIAKAIHQLSSRGTGPFVRVNCGALSESLLESELFGHVRGSFTGAIANRTGRFEAAHTGTIFLDEINSTTPKLQVKLLRVLQEREFERVGDTQTIRVDTRVIAASNRELLEEIEKETFREDLYYRLNVVPIHLPPLRMRREDIPELVGHFLNSYNEENDRYVVHIERKALEALQDYHWPGNVRELQNIVERAVVMATGDELTCELLPPAVLGQSRPRSGRFRAADLETLTCELVHQGLSTAGPQEDALHTKIVNRVERELIAQVMASCDNVQTKAANRLGINRNTLHKKLKEYGLEGAEQGQNEE; this is encoded by the coding sequence ATGTCACCGCCGATCAAAGGGATCATCGGCTCCGGCGCGGCGATGACCGAGGTCTATCGGATCACCCGTCAGGTGGCCCGATCGAACGCCTCGGTCTTGCTGCTCGGCGAGACCGGTACGGGCAAGGAGCTGATCGCCAAGGCCATTCACCAGCTCAGCTCGCGGGGGACCGGGCCGTTCGTGCGCGTGAACTGCGGGGCGCTGAGCGAGAGTCTGCTCGAAAGCGAGTTGTTCGGCCACGTTCGCGGCTCTTTCACCGGGGCGATCGCCAACCGCACTGGCCGCTTCGAGGCGGCCCACACCGGCACGATCTTTCTCGACGAAATCAACTCGACCACTCCCAAGCTGCAAGTCAAGCTGCTCCGCGTGCTGCAAGAGCGCGAGTTCGAGCGCGTGGGGGACACGCAGACGATCCGCGTCGATACGCGCGTGATCGCCGCCAGCAATCGTGAGTTGTTGGAAGAGATCGAGAAGGAGACCTTTCGCGAGGATTTGTATTACCGATTGAACGTCGTGCCGATCCATCTCCCGCCGCTACGGATGCGCCGCGAAGACATCCCCGAACTGGTCGGCCATTTTCTCAATAGCTACAACGAAGAGAACGACCGCTATGTGGTCCACATCGAGCGCAAGGCGCTCGAGGCGCTGCAGGATTATCACTGGCCGGGAAACGTGCGCGAGCTGCAGAACATCGTCGAGAGGGCCGTCGTGATGGCCACCGGCGACGAGCTGACCTGCGAACTCCTGCCGCCGGCCGTGCTCGGCCAATCGCGCCCGCGGAGCGGCCGGTTCCGCGCCGCCGATTTGGAAACGCTCACCTGCGAACTCGTCCACCAGGGCCTTTCGACCGCCGGCCCGCAGGAAGACGCCCTGCACACGAAGATCGTCAACCGCGTCGAGCGCGAGCTGATCGCCCAGGTGATGGCCTCCTGCGACAACGTGCAAACCAAGGCCGCCAATCGCCTCGGGATCAACCGCAACACGCTGCACAAGAAACTCAAGGAATACGGCCTGGAAGGGGCCGAGCAAGGACAGAATGAGGAATGA
- a CDS encoding 4a-hydroxytetrahydrobiopterin dehydratase has product METQTLDRLVAKKCVSCEGGVAKYSRSEAREQLDQLSGWRITDDGNQIRKDWVVKNFMAGIDFVNEVARLAEEEQHHPDLHLEGYRNLSIELSTHAIGGLSENDFILAAKIDQLPIKLKS; this is encoded by the coding sequence ATGGAAACTCAAACATTGGATCGATTGGTCGCTAAGAAGTGCGTATCGTGCGAGGGAGGGGTTGCGAAATACTCGCGATCCGAGGCGAGGGAGCAGCTCGATCAACTCTCCGGTTGGCGGATCACGGACGATGGGAATCAAATCCGCAAGGACTGGGTCGTCAAGAATTTCATGGCCGGCATCGACTTCGTTAACGAAGTCGCCCGCCTCGCGGAAGAGGAGCAACACCATCCCGACCTGCACTTGGAAGGATATCGCAACCTGTCGATCGAACTTTCGACTCACGCGATCGGCGGGCTCTCGGAGAACGATTTCATCCTGGCGGCCAAGATCGATCAACTCCCGATCAAGCTGAAGAGCTAG
- the ribD gene encoding bifunctional diaminohydroxyphosphoribosylaminopyrimidine deaminase/5-amino-6-(5-phosphoribosylamino)uracil reductase RibD — MTEADAFCMARAMELARRGEGFVEPNPMVGCVVAREEGIVGEGWHRQFGAPHAEVEALAAAGPLARGATAYVTLEPCCHFGKTPPCTQALIAAGVERVVAAMPDPFPAVAGRGFAELKAAGIQIDVGLMEAEARRLNAPYLKRVATGRPWIIAKWAMTLDGKIATHSGDSRWISGPQAREIVHRLRGRVDAILVGRGTAVADDPLLTARPPGPRTAARIVLDGRAALSLDSQLVRTARETPLVIVAGPDAADADRSRLTGAGCEVLVCDGQSPETRLGQLLDELGRRQMTNVLVEGGGRLLGSLFDVRAIDEVHVFIAPKLCGGESALGPIGGSGIERIAEALHLEEMDVQHVGADLYLAGRLAAASSAQ; from the coding sequence GTGACTGAAGCCGACGCATTTTGCATGGCTCGCGCGATGGAGTTGGCCCGCCGCGGCGAAGGGTTCGTCGAGCCGAACCCGATGGTCGGCTGCGTCGTCGCGCGCGAGGAGGGAATCGTCGGCGAGGGCTGGCATCGTCAGTTCGGCGCGCCTCACGCCGAGGTCGAGGCGCTTGCCGCCGCGGGACCGCTCGCTCGCGGCGCGACGGCCTACGTGACGCTCGAGCCATGCTGCCATTTCGGCAAGACGCCGCCTTGCACGCAGGCGCTCATCGCGGCGGGAGTTGAGCGCGTGGTCGCCGCGATGCCCGATCCGTTTCCCGCGGTGGCTGGTCGGGGTTTCGCCGAATTGAAGGCTGCTGGAATTCAAATCGACGTTGGGCTGATGGAAGCCGAGGCCCGGCGACTGAACGCTCCATATCTAAAGCGTGTTGCCACCGGCCGGCCCTGGATCATCGCCAAATGGGCCATGACGCTCGATGGCAAGATTGCCACCCATTCCGGCGATAGCCGCTGGATTTCCGGCCCGCAAGCCCGCGAGATCGTCCATCGGCTGCGCGGCCGGGTTGATGCGATTCTCGTGGGGCGCGGGACCGCGGTGGCCGACGATCCGCTGCTGACGGCCCGGCCGCCGGGACCACGGACGGCCGCGCGGATCGTGCTCGACGGACGCGCGGCGCTCAGTTTGGATAGCCAACTGGTTCGCACCGCGCGAGAGACGCCGCTGGTGATTGTCGCCGGCCCCGACGCGGCAGACGCCGATCGTTCACGATTGACCGGCGCCGGCTGCGAAGTTCTCGTTTGCGACGGCCAGAGCCCCGAGACGCGGCTTGGCCAATTGCTCGACGAACTCGGGCGGAGGCAAATGACCAACGTGCTTGTCGAAGGCGGCGGCCGCTTGCTCGGCAGCTTGTTCGATGTCCGTGCAATCGACGAGGTGCACGTGTTCATCGCCCCGAAACTCTGCGGCGGCGAGTCGGCGTTAGGACCGATCGGCGGCAGCGGCATCGAGCGCATTGCCGAGGCCTTGCATCTCGAAGAAATGGACGTCCAGCACGTGGGCGCCGATCTTTACCTCGCGGGACGTTTGGCGGCAGCGTCGAGCGCGCAATAG
- the ccsA gene encoding cytochrome c biogenesis protein CcsA produces MSGITTLCFAGSYAVALGLELARLGWRGRARGVLAIGFAVAGIVAETLYLGYRAAMAESVPLSSAYEWFLLAAWGLVAVYLYLSLFHPAAASGVFILPLALALVAAAQYASKKPFPQSPATQVWGAIHGAFLVLGAVAVIFGFVAGVMYLLQSSRLKRLSQSHRQGGQSPFFPTTIAAMVPAKKGTVPGLRLPSLEWLERANGRAILISVLMTGAGLVSGIVINLINHWHQRDELPWTDPIVWESAGLFGWLLAAALFNALYRPARRGRKVAYLTVASFVFLAIFLAAQLFNRSEHDGKYEVRSTKYETGDEGKYEVRSTKYESGNYAASGRALS; encoded by the coding sequence ATGTCTGGTATTACCACCCTCTGTTTTGCCGGGAGTTATGCGGTGGCGCTGGGGTTGGAGCTGGCGCGGCTGGGGTGGCGGGGGCGGGCGCGCGGGGTGTTGGCGATCGGGTTCGCCGTCGCCGGGATCGTGGCTGAGACGCTTTATTTGGGGTATCGGGCGGCGATGGCCGAGAGCGTTCCGCTGTCGAGCGCTTACGAGTGGTTTTTGCTCGCCGCTTGGGGGCTGGTCGCGGTTTATTTGTATCTGTCGCTGTTTCATCCGGCGGCGGCGAGCGGAGTTTTCATTCTGCCGCTGGCCCTTGCGCTCGTCGCGGCGGCTCAATACGCGTCGAAGAAGCCGTTTCCGCAATCGCCAGCAACGCAGGTTTGGGGGGCGATTCACGGGGCGTTCTTAGTGCTGGGGGCCGTGGCCGTGATCTTCGGGTTCGTGGCGGGGGTGATGTATCTGTTGCAATCCAGCCGGCTCAAGCGGCTCTCGCAAAGTCACCGGCAAGGGGGACAGTCCCCTTTTTTTCCGACGACCATCGCGGCGATGGTGCCCGCAAAAAAGGGGACAGTTCCCGGGCTGCGGCTGCCGAGCCTTGAATGGCTGGAGCGGGCCAACGGCCGAGCGATTTTGATCTCGGTGCTGATGACCGGGGCGGGCCTGGTCTCGGGGATCGTGATCAACCTGATCAACCATTGGCACCAGCGCGACGAATTGCCTTGGACCGACCCGATCGTGTGGGAGTCGGCCGGGCTGTTCGGCTGGCTGTTGGCGGCGGCGCTCTTCAATGCGCTCTATCGTCCGGCCCGCCGCGGCAGGAAGGTGGCCTATCTCACGGTGGCCAGCTTCGTTTTTCTGGCGATATTTCTCGCGGCGCAGTTGTTCAATCGCTCGGAACACGATGGCAAGTACGAAGTACGAAGTACGAAGTATGAAACCGGAGACGAGGGGAAGTACGAAGTACGAAGTACGAAGTACGAAAGTGGAAACTACGCAGCTTCGGGGAGGGCGCTCTCATGA
- the hemA gene encoding glutamyl-tRNA reductase, producing the protein MKLQMVGCSHHNSSLALREQLAFSSAQAAEALERWRRRYPATEAVLLSTCNRVELYTAWDTEATGPNHQQVAEFLAECHGLDLYSIFDDLFEQSGEAAVRHLFTVAASLDSMVLGEPQILAQVKQAYQVAQAQQSAGPLTHEMFQAALRVAKRVAGETSLYRKRVSIASVAVGDFARDIFDRFDDKQVLVIGAGQMGEEALRYLRDEGVGRLTIINRHAERAAAMAEQFSGRVADWDELDDWLVAADLIVSTTGAPEPVVSLERFRRIEPRRYQRPLLILDLAVPRDFEPAIGDCLGVYLYSIDDLEAVCQRNRRERDSELPAAVAIIEEETRRFMEDLHHRATGPVVQRLRQSWQELRDQELERLFNKLPNLEEPQREEIRRSFERYVNKMLHPPLERIRDESRHGHPHGLLEALKRLFHLKD; encoded by the coding sequence ATGAAGTTGCAAATGGTCGGGTGCAGTCATCACAATTCGTCGCTGGCGCTGCGGGAGCAACTCGCATTTAGTTCGGCGCAGGCGGCCGAGGCGCTCGAGCGCTGGCGGCGGCGCTATCCGGCGACCGAGGCCGTGCTGCTCTCGACCTGCAATCGGGTCGAGCTGTACACGGCCTGGGACACGGAGGCGACCGGGCCGAATCATCAGCAAGTGGCCGAATTCCTGGCCGAGTGTCACGGGCTGGATCTGTACTCGATCTTCGACGATCTGTTCGAGCAATCGGGAGAGGCGGCGGTGCGGCATCTGTTCACGGTGGCGGCCAGCCTCGACAGCATGGTGCTCGGCGAGCCGCAAATCCTGGCCCAGGTGAAGCAAGCCTACCAAGTCGCGCAAGCGCAGCAGAGCGCCGGGCCGCTGACGCACGAAATGTTTCAGGCCGCGCTGCGGGTGGCCAAGCGCGTGGCCGGAGAGACATCGCTCTATCGCAAGCGGGTGAGCATCGCCAGCGTGGCGGTCGGCGATTTCGCCCGCGACATCTTCGACCGCTTCGACGACAAGCAGGTGCTCGTGATCGGCGCGGGGCAAATGGGGGAAGAGGCGCTGCGCTATCTGCGCGACGAAGGCGTGGGCCGGCTCACGATCATCAATCGCCACGCCGAGCGCGCCGCGGCGATGGCCGAGCAATTCTCCGGCCGGGTGGCGGACTGGGACGAACTCGACGACTGGCTCGTCGCCGCGGATTTAATCGTCAGCACGACCGGCGCGCCGGAGCCGGTGGTGTCGCTCGAACGGTTTCGGCGGATCGAGCCGCGCCGTTATCAGCGGCCGCTGTTGATTCTCGATCTGGCGGTGCCGCGCGATTTCGAGCCGGCGATCGGCGATTGCCTCGGAGTGTATCTCTATTCGATCGACGACTTGGAGGCCGTTTGCCAACGAAACCGCCGCGAGCGCGACAGCGAATTGCCGGCCGCGGTGGCGATCATCGAGGAAGAAACGCGGCGGTTCATGGAGGATTTGCACCATCGGGCGACGGGGCCCGTGGTGCAGCGGCTGCGGCAATCGTGGCAGGAACTGCGCGATCAAGAATTGGAGCGGCTATTCAACAAGCTGCCGAACCTAGAGGAGCCGCAGCGCGAAGAAATCCGCCGCTCATTCGAGCGCTACGTGAACAAGATGCTGCATCCGCCGCTGGAGCGGATCCGCGACGAATCGCGCCACGGCCACCCGCATGGATTGCTGGAAGCGCTCAAGAGGCTCTTTCATCTGAAGGACTGA